One region of Miscanthus floridulus cultivar M001 chromosome 19, ASM1932011v1, whole genome shotgun sequence genomic DNA includes:
- the LOC136525203 gene encoding uncharacterized protein, protein MSAAANNIPPKWMMLERFVSRRDDDESFPDESKAPIRTSGATSWNAPFRFAFKLAEPPEISRLYAQLPGFGGDPRRQLLSILSTHQHLALFRVGKISVDGELPVQDLFIFSASDPCSIKLLPHCTLPILDVHTRCDGRQSRHRPTLPLPEKRVMSVACMGLLCEGEKFVVAEAKLLVSGRNRSEVHADIFWLRSSDCKWKSVRTPIVSRDSTKDFRWQTYTVIPVGNWLCWIDYYNGILFGDFHESTPTLTLVRLPLESPPTDLRIVGSCWMYRSVSAIDADSRLKFIKVDRDDCIWYGPLKEDAGFTITCHTLSVKDKVWEEDYTVTSEELWSANSPEVLPHDILMFPQVNIDRPHVVHFLIIGESKYLMKKMWVVTIDMKTKRVESFRQYIKGREDHGTEDADLAEEKSYCPLPFLTCEFPKFLHLSRKRKNMD, encoded by the exons ATGTCCGCCGCCGCTAATAACATCCCACCCAAGTGGATGATGCTGGAGCGCTTCGTCTCCCGCAGGGACGACGATGAGTCCTTCCCGGACGAGAGCAAGGCCCCCATCAGAACGTCCGGCGCCACCTCGTGGAACGCCCCCTTCAGGTTCGCCTTCAAGCTTGCGGAGCCCCCGGAGATCTCCCGCCTGTACGCGCAGCTGCCGGGATTTGGTGGGGATCCCCGGAGACAGCTGCTTTCCATCCTGTCGACCCACCAGCATCTCGCCCTTTTTCGTGTCGGTAAGATCAGCGTCGATGGAGAACTTCCCGTGCAGGACTTGTTCATCTTCAGCGCCTCCGACCCTTGCTCAATCAAACTACTCCCCCATTGTACCTTGCCCATCTTGGATGTTCATACCCGCTGCGATGGTCGCCAATCTCGCCATCGTCCTACTCTTCCTCTTCCTGAGAAGCGTGTGATGTCCGTCGCATGCATGGGCCTCTTGTGCGAAGGCGAGAAGTTTGTGGTAGCAGAAGCAAAACTTTTGGTTAGCGGGCGTAACCGCTCTGAGGTCCATGCTGACATCTTTTGGCTGCGATCATCTGATTGCAAATGGAAGTCTGTCCGCACACCAATTGTCAGCCGTGATAGCACCAAGGATTTCCGCTGGCAGACCTACACCGTCATTCCTGTCGGCAACTGGCTGTGCTGGATAGACTACTACAATGGCATCCTCTTCGGTGACTTCCATGAGTCCACCCCTACCCTCACCTTGGTCCGCCTCCCTTTGGAATCCCCTCCAACTGACCTTCGCATCGTTGGGTCCTGCTGGATGTACCGTAGTGTGTCCGCCATCGACGCCGACAGTCGTCTCAAGTTCATCAAAGTCGACCGTGATGATTGCATTTGGTATGGGCCACTCAAAGAAGATGCTGGCTTCACCATCACCTGCCACACCCTCTCGGTAAAGGACAAGGTGTGGGAAGAGGACTACACAGTCACCTCCGAGGAGCTCTGGTCTGCCAACTCTCCTGAGGTCCTCCCACACGACATTCTCATGTTTCCTCAAGTGAACATCGACAGGCCACATGTAGTTCACTTCCTTATCATCGGCGAGTCCAAGTACCTGATGAAGAAGATGTGGGTGGTCACCATTGACATGAAAACCAAGAGAGTGGAGTCATTTCGTCAGTATATCAAGGGGAGAGAGGACCATGGAACTGAGGATGCTGACTTGGCCGAAGAAAAGTCATATTGTCCCCTGCCCTTCCTCACCTGCGAGTTCCCCAAGTTCCTCCATCTCTCAAG GAAGAGGAAGAATATGGATTGA
- the LOC136527117 gene encoding uncharacterized protein, giving the protein MYRSVSAIDADSRLKFIKVDRDDCIWYGPLKEDAGFTITCHTLSVKDKVWEEDYTVTSEELWSANSPEVLPHDILMFPQVNIDRPHVVHFLIIGESKYLMKKMWVVTIDMKTKRVESFRQYIKGREDHGTEDADLAEEKSYCPLPFLTCEFPKFLHLSRKRKNMD; this is encoded by the exons ATGTACCGTAGTGTGTCCGCCATCGACGCCGACAGTCGTCTCAAGTTCATCAAAGTCGACCGTGATGATTGCATTTGGTATGGGCCACTCAAAGAAGATGCTGGCTTCACCATCACCTGCCACACCCTCTCGGTAAAGGACAAGGTGTGGGAAGAGGACTACACAGTCACCTCCGAGGAGCTCTGGTCTGCCAACTCTCCTGAGGTCCTCCCACACGACATTCTCATGTTTCCTCAAGTGAACATCGACAGGCCACATGTAGTTCACTTCCTTATCATCGGCGAGTCCAAGTACCTGATGAAGAAGATGTGGGTGGTCACCATTGACATGAAAACCAAGAGAGTGGAGTCATTTCGTCAGTATATCAAGGGGAGAGAGGACCATGGAACTGAGGATGCTGACTTGGCCGAAGAAAAGTCATATTGTCCCCTGCCCTTCCTCACCTGCGAGTTCCCCAAGTTCCTCCATCTCTCAAG GAAGAGGAAGAATATGGATTGA